CACGCGCAAGCTGGAGCTGTTTCCCTTTGTCTACGCCATCCAGGAAGGCCGCTGGATCCCCGAGAAGTCAACCTTTCTCATGCCGCCTTCACACCGGATTTCCACTCAGCCGGGGCGCTGGAACCAGGCTTGCCTGCAGTGCCACACCACTCTGGGCCGACCCCGGGTAGCGACTCAGGACCACATGGACACCCAGGTGGCGGAGTTTGGCATCGCCTGCGAAGCCTGCCACGGTCCGGGGGCGCGGCACGTCCAGGTCATGAGCCGGCCGGGGAGCCTGGAAGCCTACCGTAGCGGCAAACTCGAGCTGAATATCGTCAATCCCGGCAAGCTGTCCCACGACCGCTCCTCCCAGGTCTGCGGACAGTGCCACAGCGTCTTTACCTTTGGTGACCGTCAGGAACTGGTCCAGTGGTTGAACCACGGCTTTTCCTACAGGCCGGGACAGGATCTGAACGACAGCCGCTTCCTGATCCGGTACCAGCAAAGTCGGGGCGCTCCCCAGATGGAAGACTTTCTGAAGGCTCAGCCACGGTTTCTGGAGTCGGTCTTCTGGTCGGATGGAATGGTTCGGACGGCCGGGAGGGAGTACAGCGGACTTCTGGAATCGGGGTGTTACCAGATGGGTCAGATGTCCTGCCTGTCCTGCCACCGCCTCCACAAGACAGCCGACGATCCCCGGTCTCTGAAGTCATGGGCCAACGACCAGTTGCAACCGCGGATGGACACCAATCAGGCCTGTCTGCAGTGCCACCCAGCCTTAGAGTCCAGGCTGGAGGAGCACACCCATCACAAGCCGGGGTCCCCCGGCAGTGAATGTTACAACTGCCACATGCCTCATACCTCCTACGCCCTGCTGAAGGCTATTCGCAGCCATCAGATCAGCAGCCCCACGGTGGCTGCCAGCCTGGAAACGGGCCGGCCCAACGCCTGCAACCAGTGCCACCTGGACAAGACCCTGGGCTGGGCGGCCCGGAACCTTCAGAAGTGGTACGGGGTACCCAAGCCCAAACTGTCCAAGGAACAGGAGACTGTCGCGGCCTCGGTGCTCTGGACCCTGAAGGGCGATGCCGGCCAGCGGGCCCTCATGGCCTGGAGTCTGGGGTGGGAACCGGCCAGGGCCGCCTCCGGTTCGGGCTGGATGGCCCCCTATCTGGCCCAGTTGCTGGAGGATCCCTACGATGCCGTGAGGTTCATCGCCTATCGTTCGCTCCGGCGACTGCCCGGTTTCAGCGACTTCCGGTACGACTACGTGGACTCTCCTCAGCGGCGGGCTCAGGCCCGTCTCAAAGCCCTGGAGATCTGGCGCCGAGACGGGCGGCAACACCGGCCCTCAAACGGATCTGCCGTCCTGTTCGATGGCCGCGGCAACCTTCGGCAACAGGCCTTCGATCGCCTGCTGAGCCAGCGGAACGACTATCCCCTGGGCCTGGCCGAGTAAACGGGTCCTGCTTGCCTCCCTGTGTTTTGTCTCAGAACCAAGATTCGGAATTGCGAGGCTGCATGATCAGGCGGGTCCCGGCTCTGTTGCATGTCCTGGCCATGGTTGTTCTGTGGGTTGGCCCCCAGCTTCTTGCCCAGTCGGAGGGCTATCGCAAGGCGCTGGCGAGCTATCGGGACAAGCGTTACCTGGAGGCCCTGGTCTGGATACAGCAAGCCGTAGCTGCGGAAGACGACAAGGCGAGCTACCATCTCCTTCAAGGCGATATCTACAGCGCCCTGCATCAGTTCAGCGATGCCGTGGCTTCGTTGCGCCGAGCCGTTGAATTGGAGCCCGATCTGGCCAGGGCCCACTTCCAACTGGCCGTTCTTTTCCTGCGGGACAACAAGTATCGTCCGGCAGCCGACGCTCTGGAGCGGGTTGCGGTCGTCGAGCCCGGCAATTTACGGGCCCGTCTCCTGCTGGGCAATGTCTACTGCCTTCAACTCAATCTCGACAGTCTGGCCTTACAGCAGTTTACGGCGGTAGCAGAGGCCGATCCCCGATATCCCGCGGTTCAATTCGGGCTGGGGAGACTCCTTTTCAGGCGGGGCAAGGACCGTGAGGCCGTGGAGCATTTCAGATCGGAGTTGGGGTCTCATCCGGAACATGCGGAGGCTCGTTTTCACCTGGCCAAGGCCCTGCTGAGAATGGGCCGCACCGATGAGGTTGCCGGCCATTTGCAGGCGCTCCGGGGCAAAAAGGTGGACCAGGCGGAACTCCACTTCTTCCTGGCCAAGACCTACCGGAGGCTGCAGCAACCGGCCAAGGCCATCGAAGCGCTGCTGCAAGGGATCGACCTCAACCCCAAGTTCCCGGACGCCTACTATCTGCTGGCCCGACTCTATCTGGAGACGGGGCGCCCCCGGGATGCTCGGGAGCAGATGGATCGGTTCGAAAAGATACGCGACCGGGAGGGAAGGGGCCGGCTGAGGCCATGAGGGTGCGGAAAGAGTTTTCCATGGCGGACCGAAAAGAGTTGTCCACGAAGGGACACGAAGGACCACCAAGACACACGAAGAAAAGCAAAACGGCTTTAAGACCTTGAAGACAAGATGGTTCCCATCCTGTACCTGGCGGTCCGGTGAAACAGGCGGGCTGCGATCGGCTGCTTCCACCGCCTCGGGGCCGATTGCTGTCCTCTGTTGCAAAGCCATGTGGGTCTGGCTTGGGTTGTCTGTGGTGCTCTCGGCCGGGGGGCTCCTTTGGGCGGACCCGGTTCCCCGGTTCACCAACGTCACCGGTTCCAGCGGCATCGATTTTCTCCATATCAACGGTCCCGAGAAGACCAAGCCCTACTTGTTCGAGGCCAAGGGGGGCGGGGCCGGCTTCTTCGATTACGACAACGATGGCCGGCTGGATCTGATCATGGTTCAGGGGTCCACCCTGGAACGATTCCGCAAGGGAGACAATCCGCACGGCTCGCTCTATCGCAACCAGGGAGACGGAACCTTCAAGGAGGTGACCCGTGAGGCGGGTCTGACCCGACCGGCCTGGGGGATGGGAGTTACACTGGGGGACTACGACAACGACGGCTATGTGGACATCTACTTGAACAACTTGCAGGCCAACATTCTGTACAGGAACCGGGGAGACGGCACCTTCGAGGACGTCACCGCCCAGGCCGGTGTGGGAGACACCGGGTTGAGCTCCTCTTCCGCCTTTGGCGACTACGATCTGGACGGGGATCTGGATCTCTTTGTCTGCAACTATGTTCGCTACAACTTCGATAGTCTGCCGCCGCCGGGATCGAAGCCCATCTGCAACTATCGGGGAGTTCCGGCCTTTTGCGGTCCAATCGGTCTGGACGGGGCGGCCAATCGGTTCTACCGCAACAACGGAGACGGAACCTTCTCGGACGTCACCGAGGCGGCGGGGTTGAACGTAAAAAACCGCTATTACTCACTTGGGGTGGTGTGGGCCGATCTGGACAGCGACGGGGACCCGGATCTCTACGTGGCCAACGACAGCACGCCCAATCAGCTCTTTGTCAACCAGGGAGACGGAACCTTCAGCGAAATGGGTTTTCTGAGCGGCCTGGCGACCGACGCCGACGGGCGTTTCCAGGCTGGAATGGGGGTGGACGCGGCCGATTATGACAACGACGGGCGTATGGATCTGTTTGTGACCAACTTCGCTGACGATTACAGCACGCTCTACCACAATCGAGGGCAACTCCTGTTCGAGGACGTAAGCCAACAGGCCCGGTTGAGCCAGCCGGAATGGATGCTGGTCGGCTGGGGGGCCGGATTTTTTGACCTGAACCATGATGGCTGGAAAGACATCTTTCACTCCAACGGCCACGTGTATGCGCTGGTGCTGACGGCCGGCTGGGCCGACCGCTACTATCAGCCTTCTTCCTTTTACCTGAACCGAAAAGACGGAACCTTCAGGGATGTGAGGAAGTTGGCCGGACCGGATCTGCAGAAAGAGCTGCTAGGCCGGGGAATGGCCTTCGGAGATCTGGACAATGACGGAGACATCGACTTCATCATCGGCAACCTCAACGGGACTCCCCAACTCTTCAGGCATGAAGGCGCCGGCCCCAACCATTGGGTCATGTTTCGCGCCAGGGGGAGCCGAAGTAACCGTGACGGCATCGGCGCCCGCATCACGGTGGTCTCCGGCGAGCTCCGCCAGGTTCGGGAGATCAAGCGAACAGTGGGCATCTTCTCGGCCAGCGACCCCAGGGCTCACTTCGGCCTGGGGGGCGCCGAGCGAATCGACAGGGTGCAGGTGAAATGGCCCAGCGGGGTCGTGCAGGAATTTCGCGACCTGCCTGCCGACCGGCACTATCTGATTGATGAAGAGAACGGCCTCTCGGACGAGTTCTGAGGGTTGGTGACTTGTGGCGGGTCGCTTCCCCGGGAGCTGTAAGCCCATTGGATATTTGGGTGCTGGTGTCGAGCTGCGCAGGCGTCAGCAGCGGGTGATCGTGGCGTGGGGCGGTGTTTGTTTGGGGAGGATATGCGTTTCCGAACGGGTGCTTCCTATTCGCCGCATACGCGGCTGGGTTGGCGCAGAATCGATACGACCCCGGGCTACCGCCCGGGGCTACCCTGAGCCGCAGCTTCGCAGCTCTATAAGGATGGCCTGTAGCCAGCGTTTGCGTGGCCTACCCACGTCAACCGCAGCTTCGCAGCTCTCCCTTAACCCACAACACTGCAAAGGGGAACGTGCTTTTTTTGTTGAAATAGTACGCTGGGCGACAGGCCGGAGGTTCGAGCCGAGCGTCGTCGTCGGGATTGTTGTTTCGTACCCGAGAAAACGCCAATCAAGCTGGCTTCCTTTTCGAGCGGCGAAGCCGCGGCAGCAGGTGGCCGTTGGGCGTAAGCCCATTGGAAAGCGTATTGTAAAAGCCCGAGTCGCGTAGGCGGGGGCAGCAATTTTCCCAATTGGAAACGCGGGCTACAGGGCTCCCGCTTTGCGGTAGATGCGCTTCCGGTAGGCTTCGTGGCTCCGCGACGCTTCCTGGTTGACTTCGGTGCTGCGCCCGCGGTAGTCGAGCACGAATCCCCGGCGATGGGAATCGGTGTTGTTGGGGCCGCTGCGATGGATGGTGAGGAAGTGGTGGATGGAGGCATCTCCCGGTTGGAGCAGCGCCGGGACTTCCGGATAGAGTTCGGGGTCGGGAGGTTCGGAGAGGGCCTTGGTGAACAGGGGCAGTCCCGTCTGGACATGGGGGATTTCCCCCAGCCGGTGGCTGCCGCGGACGAAATGGACGGCTCCGTTTTCGAGGGTGGTCTCATCCAGGGCGATCCACATCACCAATCCGTAGGGGGGGAGGTAATTGAAGTAGGCGTTCTCCTGGTGATAGAGGGCCGGCGAGCCGACTCGGGCGGGTTTGTAAAAGACTTCAGTGGTAATGGGTTCCACCGGCTCTCCCAGGCAGGCGCCCAGCAGATCCAGGGTGGCCGGCCGCTGGAGCGCTTGCTGAAAGTACTTATCATAGAGCTCCATTCTGGAGAATTGTTTCAGCGGCCCGCTCCATCCCGATTCATAGACCACGTGAATCCGGGGGACGGTGGGTAGGACTTCGGTGATGTAGCGGTCGATCTCCCGCTCCGTCCGCTTCAATTCCTCGGCGTTCAGGAATCCCTTCACCACTACGAACCCGTCTTCCTGAAACCGGGCCGCCAGTTGACTGGTGTTTGGTGTCGCAGGCATTCGTGCTCTCCCGTCCATCACTGCGATCGGTAGTTGACCTCCAGCCGCACGCCATGAAACTGCGCCCAGGCAGCCATTCCGGGCAACTGCTCCGGCCTGACGGCCCCCGGCCTGGGGCGTGAGCCCTTGAGGGCCAGCACCACGGTGTTCATTCCCTGCCGCAGGGGGGGAGCATCCACGGGATAGCTCACCCGATACTCGCCCTTGCCGGCGTCGACGACGGTCGATTGTCCGCCGGTCAGGTCCTTGCCGTTTACCCGGCAGACCACGGCATCCGGCCGAGCAGCGCTCCTCACATCCAGCACCAGCCTCATGGTCTCGAGCGTTCCGTTTTCCTTGGCCGAGGCCAGGTCGTCCCCAACCGCCAGCGGAACCCTTCCCACCACTCCGTACTTTATGGCTCCCTCCCGGCTTACCGGCAGCGGCCGAGAGCTGGAGATATGGGCGTAGTAGTCGATCACTCCACCGGTATGGTTGTCCACGCAAAACAGCTTGTTCCTGGCCGCCAGGGTGCTGGGCTCGCCGATATCGCTCAGGCAGGCGTAGGACCGCCGGCGTGTCTCGACCAGGTCCTGACCGGTCTTGTACTCGAAGGGCGTCCCCAGGTTCCACAGGTAGACACCGTCGGCGCCGGTCCGGAACCAGTTGCTGGCCATGCCCCGCACCCCCTCCAGGAAGCTTCCCCCGGACACGTTGTTGGCGGCGCTCTGGTTGATGCAGGGATAGACCAGCACGCCGTGGGGATGGGCCGCGGCCGTGAACTCGGCCAGGGGAAGGCTGAAGGGGGCATAGCCGCCTCCGGCAATCAGAATGTCCACCAGGTCCTCTTCCAGCCAGCCTTTCAGGTCCAGCCCGATGTTCAGGGCCAGCTGGAGGCTGTCGGGCACTCGAGTCGCCAGCAGCAGCGGACGGCCCCGCCGCTCGGCCTGGCTGTCGGTGAGCTTGCGGATGCTGCGCATGAAGGCCGTCATGATCTCGACCTGGTCGGCGCTCACCGGTTTTCCCTGCATGGTCGGGCTGAAGAATACCGGGTGGCGAATGAAGTCCAGCTCGAAGCCGTCAACGTCGTAGCGGCGGGCTACCTCCTCGATGATCTCGAACTTGCGCTGCCTGACCTCCGGGTGGGAGAAGTCCTGGGAGGTGACATAGAGATCCAGCGAGGTGAGCCTGCCCAGGGGATCAACCAGAAACTCCGGATGTTCCTTCTTCCAGGTGGTCAGGCCGCCTCCGATGAAGCTGTCGTGAACGTCGTTCATGCGCACCGAGGCCAGGATCTCCATGCCATGAGATCGGGCAAAATCGATGACGATCTGCAGGGGGCCGCGGCCTGACTGGATCAAACGCTTCACGTTGGCGGTGACCTTGGACCAATAGGCGGGCGGCCCCCCGTGGGCGTCGCCGTAGATGGGCTGGATCTTGCTGTCGTACACCGGGGCGTCGGCCCACCCCCCCAGGATGGACCAGGAAATGGTATCGACCTGGGTTCCGGCCAGAGGTTGCAGCCGGCGCTTCAGGAATCCTTCCGGAGTGCCGGCATCGTCGCGGGACAGCTCGTAGCTGTCGTCATTGAAGATGATGCGGCGCTGCCTGGCAGCTGCTTCCACCCGGGCCTTCTTGGCGTCCGACCAGTTGGCCTGGGGGGCCGGCACCGGCCCGGAACAGGACAGGACTCCCGCCAAGGCCAGACAGATGCCGGCTCCCGGAATCAGGTTCATTTTCCGGCTCCAACTACCCTTTGGTCCTGGTTCGATCATCCTGTTCACCTCTTCTTTCCAAATTGGTTTGCCGCGAAAAGAAACATCCGAGTCTCTTGCAAATTTGCAGTGGCGCCGGTCAATTTCCCGGTAAACGTCATGTTCTGCCTATTTTGTGCCTTTTGTGGCCATTCCCGGCAACGCTCCCCTGCCTCATCTTGCAAACGCCTCATGGGAGAACACGGCCTATAGTCCTGGTTCGGGAACCCCATCCGGCAAGGATCATCGAGCAAAGCGCTCGATCCGCTCCTTCAGCTCCCGGTAGCTCTCCAGCGCCTGCCGGGCCTGTTCGGACTGTCCGGCATCTCTGTAGAGTCTTCCCAGAAGGCGGTGAGCCACCGGATTGTCGGGGAGGAGCCGGATGGACCGCCGGGCGGCCGCAATGGCCTTGTCGAGCTGTCCGAGCCTGCGATAGACCTTGGCCAGACCGAAGTGGAGATCGGGGAGCGAGACCGTTTGGCTCTCGGGGGAGACGGCAGTCAACTGGGAAAGAGCCAGCTTGGGTTTTCCGAGTTGCAGCAGCAGGTCCGCCAGCTCCAGGCGGGCCTGGCCGGCGTCAGGGTGATCTTCCACCTCCTGCTGCAAGGCTTGCAGTGCCTCCCGAAACATCCCGGCGTCCAGGTAAATGGCGGCCAGGTGGTAGTGAGCCCAGGCGTAGCGGGGATCCCTGGCCACCACCGCCTCGAACTGGCGGAGAGCCTTGCTCCTCATGTTCTGCTGGTGGTAGGTGCGCCCCAGGTGCATCCTGGCCTTCAGGTGGTTGGGGTCCAGTTGCAGGGCCTTCTCCAGGAGCCGCATGCCCTCTTCCACCGGCTCGCTGGTCTCGTTTCTGGCGCCCATACCCATGGGATCGGTCGGGTCTTCGGTTTCGCTCCGCTGCTGGAGTATGAGAGCCGCCACGCCGTAGTGGAAGTCGGCTTTGGAGGGGTCCAGAGCCAGGGCTTTGCGCAGTTCGGGTTCGGCGTCGCTGTACTGATTGAGCTGCAGCAGCGTCATGCCGTACAGGTGCCGGTATCCGGCGTTCTCACCGTCCTGCTGCACGGCTTTCTGAGCCGCCAGCATGGCCAGCAGATACTCCTTGCGCTCATACCGCTCTTTAGCCTCCAGGTAGTCCGCCGATTGCGCTCCGAGCTGGACCGCCCAGAGAAGGACAACGGCAAGCGCCGGAACGGCCAATGGACGGAACAACTCCTTCCAAGACAGGCGGCTCGCCCCCTCTTCCTGCGGGATCCATCTTGTGTTGCTGGCTGCGAGCGGCCTGTTCATAGGGCGTTAGTGATCCTCAGTCCCACGGGCTCCAGGCATTCAGGGTTTCTTTTCGGCGACGATGCGTATCCAGTGGTCGGCGAACTCCGAGTGGGTCATGAAGCCCTCTACAAAGGGCATGTGACAGGAACTGCATTCGCTGGCAGCCACCTTGCATCCGGAAGCCGTGGCGTGATCGCCTCCATGGCAGGCCAGGCACTTGGAATCGTAGGAGGTGGGGGTTTGCACCAGGCTCTCGTGCGGGTCGTGGCAGGTCGTGCACTTCAGTTGATCCCGGCTCTCGCTGTAGCACTGGCTCAACACCAGGCGCTGGGCCGGGAAACGGGACACCTCCTTGTCGACCATGTACCTGGCAAGCGCCTGCAGGTCGCTGCCTCCCGGCGGCGCTCCGTGGCAGGCGCCGCAGAAATAGAGCTGCTCGATAGCCGGCATCTTGCCGGGGTTGCCAATGGTGGCGGCGGGATCGGAATCTCCTCGGGTCATGGCCCGGACGTGTTCTTGCCCCGGTCCGTGGCAACGTTCGCAGTGGACGCCGGCCGAGGCAGTCTCCATTTTTTCAGGCGGCAGGTCGGCGTTCCGGGTGGTGTGGCAGGCAAAGCAGTGCTCTCGTTGCGGCGGACTCATCCAGTCCGCCAGGGCGTCGTAGGCATTGTCGACCGGGTCCTCCAACCCGGTGGTGATGTCCAGCCCCCCGGTGGACTGATACCAGCTTACCCGGCTCTGGCCGTAGGCGCCGGCATCGGTCATGCCCACGAAGGTGATGCCCTTCCTCCCGGCCCCCATGCCCCAAAGCAGGTGCATGCGGTCGACTTCTCCGTCCCTGGCAGCCACCAGGTCGAGGGTGAACTCGGGGTCGGGAGACCGCTCGATCCGATAGGCCACCTGATTGCGCGGGTCGGAGAACTCCAGGGGCACCGATTCCAGCAACCGGGAAATGGAGCGCACTCGCCGCAACGTCAGAGGGTGCCCGCTCTCCAACTGGACTTCGGCAATCTCCCGGTGGCACTGCACGCACTGGCTCGAACCCACAAAGCCCGATTCGTCGGTGGCTTGTGCGCGGGGGGGGACCACCGAAAGGAAGATCGTTGAAACCGCGACCGAGAGAAAGCAGGAAGCCAGGTTCCTGTGCAGCGCGGCCGATTTCCCGGCCGGCCCTGGGTGCGCCCGCAGGCCGATGGCGATGGACATCAGTTGTTCCACCTCCCTATCCCCATTTGCGCGCGATTTGCGGGATTGTCCTGCAACTGGCGATCGTGTTCGTCCTGCCCCACTGACTCCTGCCTTCGACCGTTGCGTATTTCCCCGAGGTCCCGGGACTTGATCCATAGGGCGTTGCCGTAGCGAAATCCATAGGGGGACTTGGGCTTGGAATCGAAGGGCACGAAGGTAAACCCTTGGGACCGACTGCCGAGTACCCATCCTCCTCGGTTCTGGTAGCCGAAGCTGGGGTAGGCCGACCGGCGCAATCGGGCTGAGAGCCGTGAGTTGGACTGGGCCAACTGTTGGGCTCGTTCTTTGCTCCATTGGTTGAGGTCGTCCCGCTTCCTCAGCTTTCCCGACTGAAGCTTGGAGGATGCCGCTTCGACCTGGTAGCTCCTGCCGGCTTCAAGCCGTCGCCTCTTCCGGTTGTTCCCCATCCATTCCAAAGCCCCCTTGTAGACCGAGACGCGTAACCGGGGCTCGAGGCTGAGGCGATACAGCCCTTTGGCGGCCACTTGAAAATCGCCGGCTGGAGTCGATATGGACAACGAGTGGATGGCGGGATTGAAGGCGGCGGATTCCAGGATGATTTCCCCGCGTAGAATCTCGAACTTCATGGTCGCGTAACCCGTCCTGATGAATCGGACCAGGCTGCTTTCGGCGAGCCTCAAGTAGCTGCCCGGATTCAGGAGCAGTTCCGCGCGACCATTCTCCAGGGTCCTCAGCTGCCCTCCGGCATTCAACTTGTGACCGGCGGTCAAAAGCCAGCGGTTGCTGCCCGCGAACGAATATTGGGGCGGTCTTCCCCAAAAGCTGTTCAACAGAAAGGCCGAACGCACCTGTCCCCAAGGGTCCAGGTGATCGCGGCTGTGCTTGCCCAGCTCGGCCACGGCCGGAGTGTTTTCTGAAGCACTTCGTAGAACGTACCGATTGCCATGGGTCAGGTTGAACGATTGTCCGTCTCGCTTCAGCCAGTTCAACTTGCCGGAGTGAACGGCAACTTCCAGTGATGACGGGTCTTTGGCTTCAATTCGATAAAACCCGTCTTTGAGAAGCTCCAGGTCCCCGGCAGGGGTTGACAGCCTGAAGGCGTGGCGACGGCCTTTGAAGCGTCTGGAGTCGACGACGACCGTTCCCTCCGAAACGCGGAAGTGCATCTTCCGGTATGCCGTGTCGAGGACTTCCAGTCGGGCCTGGTCGGCCAGACGCAGGAAACCGCCCGGATGCAACATGATTTCGAGACGGTCCCCGCGGCCTGTCCGGACTATGTCCCTGGCCTCCAATCGGTGGCCGATTGCGATTTCAGCGGGCACCCCCTGCCCGCCGGCAAGCAGAAGCTGTTTGCCCTTGACATACCTGACGGTGCCGGCTTGAAGGTGAGAGACGTGAGCGGCGGGATCCCTTGCCAAAGCCCGGGTGGCTCCGGCAAGAAGCAGGAACCCGGCCGCCGAAGTCACGATGATCCTAGTCATCACTTTGCCTCTCATCCGGCGAAAGTTTGAGCTCAACATCGGCAATGCAACGAGAGGACGGCACGACCCATCGATCACTGGCCCTATCTTAGTGATCCTGATTCTGCAATTCCAGTGTCATGTGCGAACAAGAGGCTGCCGCCCCGGGATCAGTCGCGATCCGTGCTAAAATCAACTCAGAGTAGGCGATGATATAGTCGCTTTCCGCGTAGTGACCACTTCCGGCGACTCCTGCAGGCAGTTTGCTCCAATCCAAGTGATGAACAAGCCGATAGCACTGAGCCTGATTGCTTGCCTGACCGCCTTGTCGGGGATGTTCGCCAACGACTTGTCCCGCTCGGACAAATCGTTGCCTGCCTTGCCCTCGCTGGTCTTTGAGGACGTGGCGGCCGAAGCGGGGCTGGATTTTCAGCACTTCAGCGGCAGCCCGGAGAAGCAGTACATCCTGGAGAGCATGAGCGGGGGCGTGGCCTGGATCGACTTCGACCGGGACGGTTGGATGGATCTCTATCTGGTCAACGGAGGCCGCTGGGAGGAGCTGGTTCAAGGAAAGCGCACGGTCTCCAACGCGCTCTACCGCAACAACGGCGACGGGACCTTTGCCAACGTGACCGACAAGGCAGGAGTCGGGAATCCCCACTGGGGGATGGGAGTGGCCGCCGGCGACTATGACAACGACGGCTGGGTGGACCTGTTCGTCTGCAACTACGGCTCCAACACCCTTTACCGGAACAACGGGAACGGTACCTTCAGCGACGTGACCGCCACGGCCGGGGTGGGAGACGGCCGCTGGGCGGTGAGCGCATCCTTCGGCGACTACGACGCCGACGGCTGGGTGGATC
The DNA window shown above is from Acidobacteriota bacterium and carries:
- a CDS encoding CRTAC1 family protein, with protein sequence MWVWLGLSVVLSAGGLLWADPVPRFTNVTGSSGIDFLHINGPEKTKPYLFEAKGGGAGFFDYDNDGRLDLIMVQGSTLERFRKGDNPHGSLYRNQGDGTFKEVTREAGLTRPAWGMGVTLGDYDNDGYVDIYLNNLQANILYRNRGDGTFEDVTAQAGVGDTGLSSSSAFGDYDLDGDLDLFVCNYVRYNFDSLPPPGSKPICNYRGVPAFCGPIGLDGAANRFYRNNGDGTFSDVTEAAGLNVKNRYYSLGVVWADLDSDGDPDLYVANDSTPNQLFVNQGDGTFSEMGFLSGLATDADGRFQAGMGVDAADYDNDGRMDLFVTNFADDYSTLYHNRGQLLFEDVSQQARLSQPEWMLVGWGAGFFDLNHDGWKDIFHSNGHVYALVLTAGWADRYYQPSSFYLNRKDGTFRDVRKLAGPDLQKELLGRGMAFGDLDNDGDIDFIIGNLNGTPQLFRHEGAGPNHWVMFRARGSRSNRDGIGARITVVSGELRQVREIKRTVGIFSASDPRAHFGLGGAERIDRVQVKWPSGVVQEFRDLPADRHYLIDEENGLSDEF
- a CDS encoding phytanoyl-CoA dioxygenase family protein is translated as MPATPNTSQLAARFQEDGFVVVKGFLNAEELKRTEREIDRYITEVLPTVPRIHVVYESGWSGPLKQFSRMELYDKYFQQALQRPATLDLLGACLGEPVEPITTEVFYKPARVGSPALYHQENAYFNYLPPYGLVMWIALDETTLENGAVHFVRGSHRLGEIPHVQTGLPLFTKALSEPPDPELYPEVPALLQPGDASIHHFLTIHRSGPNNTDSHRRGFVLDYRGRSTEVNQEASRSHEAYRKRIYRKAGAL
- a CDS encoding ammonia-forming cytochrome c nitrite reductase subunit c552: MGTIRITLALVSLLWSGTALGREAPVQEQGRPVQVLDYGYVSSGECQRCHPQNHASWHASYHRTMTQVATPEALAIPIEQVELKLEGQTYHLKREGDRIWAEMPHPSMGRIKRRIVLTTGSHHFQMYWFSSGATRKLELFPFVYAIQEGRWIPEKSTFLMPPSHRISTQPGRWNQACLQCHTTLGRPRVATQDHMDTQVAEFGIACEACHGPGARHVQVMSRPGSLEAYRSGKLELNIVNPGKLSHDRSSQVCGQCHSVFTFGDRQELVQWLNHGFSYRPGQDLNDSRFLIRYQQSRGAPQMEDFLKAQPRFLESVFWSDGMVRTAGREYSGLLESGCYQMGQMSCLSCHRLHKTADDPRSLKSWANDQLQPRMDTNQACLQCHPALESRLEEHTHHKPGSPGSECYNCHMPHTSYALLKAIRSHQISSPTVAASLETGRPNACNQCHLDKTLGWAARNLQKWYGVPKPKLSKEQETVAASVLWTLKGDAGQRALMAWSLGWEPARAASGSGWMAPYLAQLLEDPYDAVRFIAYRSLRRLPGFSDFRYDYVDSPQRRAQARLKALEIWRRDGRQHRPSNGSAVLFDGRGNLRQQAFDRLLSQRNDYPLGLAE
- a CDS encoding tetratricopeptide repeat protein, which translates into the protein MIRRVPALLHVLAMVVLWVGPQLLAQSEGYRKALASYRDKRYLEALVWIQQAVAAEDDKASYHLLQGDIYSALHQFSDAVASLRRAVELEPDLARAHFQLAVLFLRDNKYRPAADALERVAVVEPGNLRARLLLGNVYCLQLNLDSLALQQFTAVAEADPRYPAVQFGLGRLLFRRGKDREAVEHFRSELGSHPEHAEARFHLAKALLRMGRTDEVAGHLQALRGKKVDQAELHFFLAKTYRRLQQPAKAIEALLQGIDLNPKFPDAYYLLARLYLETGRPRDAREQMDRFEKIRDREGRGRLRP
- a CDS encoding tetratricopeptide repeat protein, producing the protein MAVPALAVVLLWAVQLGAQSADYLEAKERYERKEYLLAMLAAQKAVQQDGENAGYRHLYGMTLLQLNQYSDAEPELRKALALDPSKADFHYGVAALILQQRSETEDPTDPMGMGARNETSEPVEEGMRLLEKALQLDPNHLKARMHLGRTYHQQNMRSKALRQFEAVVARDPRYAWAHYHLAAIYLDAGMFREALQALQQEVEDHPDAGQARLELADLLLQLGKPKLALSQLTAVSPESQTVSLPDLHFGLAKVYRRLGQLDKAIAAARRSIRLLPDNPVAHRLLGRLYRDAGQSEQARQALESYRELKERIERFAR
- a CDS encoding multiheme c-type cytochrome — its product is MEQLMSIAIGLRAHPGPAGKSAALHRNLASCFLSVAVSTIFLSVVPPRAQATDESGFVGSSQCVQCHREIAEVQLESGHPLTLRRVRSISRLLESVPLEFSDPRNQVAYRIERSPDPEFTLDLVAARDGEVDRMHLLWGMGAGRKGITFVGMTDAGAYGQSRVSWYQSTGGLDITTGLEDPVDNAYDALADWMSPPQREHCFACHTTRNADLPPEKMETASAGVHCERCHGPGQEHVRAMTRGDSDPAATIGNPGKMPAIEQLYFCGACHGAPPGGSDLQALARYMVDKEVSRFPAQRLVLSQCYSESRDQLKCTTCHDPHESLVQTPTSYDSKCLACHGGDHATASGCKVAASECSSCHMPFVEGFMTHSEFADHWIRIVAEKKP
- a CDS encoding family 10 glycosylhydrolase; translated protein: MNLIPGAGICLALAGVLSCSGPVPAPQANWSDAKKARVEAAARQRRIIFNDDSYELSRDDAGTPEGFLKRRLQPLAGTQVDTISWSILGGWADAPVYDSKIQPIYGDAHGGPPAYWSKVTANVKRLIQSGRGPLQIVIDFARSHGMEILASVRMNDVHDSFIGGGLTTWKKEHPEFLVDPLGRLTSLDLYVTSQDFSHPEVRQRKFEIIEEVARRYDVDGFELDFIRHPVFFSPTMQGKPVSADQVEIMTAFMRSIRKLTDSQAERRGRPLLLATRVPDSLQLALNIGLDLKGWLEEDLVDILIAGGGYAPFSLPLAEFTAAAHPHGVLVYPCINQSAANNVSGGSFLEGVRGMASNWFRTGADGVYLWNLGTPFEYKTGQDLVETRRRSYACLSDIGEPSTLAARNKLFCVDNHTGGVIDYYAHISSSRPLPVSREGAIKYGVVGRVPLAVGDDLASAKENGTLETMRLVLDVRSAARPDAVVCRVNGKDLTGGQSTVVDAGKGEYRVSYPVDAPPLRQGMNTVVLALKGSRPRPGAVRPEQLPGMAAWAQFHGVRLEVNYRSQ